A genomic segment from Saprospiraceae bacterium encodes:
- a CDS encoding DUF1016 N-terminal domain-containing protein, with product MIPDKQNKELVSLIAQIKEVVQNSKAKIEREVNHHLLSTYWQIGKIIVTRETNESITSRQLILELSKELTKELGKGFSRSNLFNMRQFHLSYKSVQSLAGHLSWTHSRIKMN from the coding sequence ATGATACCTGACAAACAAAATAAGGAATTAGTCTCCTTAATCGCTCAAATTAAGGAAGTGGTCCAGAACTCTAAAGCTAAAATAGAAAGAGAAGTGAATCATCATCTCCTTTCTACCTATTGGCAAATTGGAAAAATTATTGTCACTAGAGAAACTAATGAATCTATTACCTCACGACAATTAATTCTTGAATTATCAAAAGAACTCACGAAAGAACTTGGAAAAGGTTTTTCAAGGTCTAACTTGTTCAACATGAGACAATTCCATTTGTCTTATAAAAGTGTCCAGTCATTGGCTGGACATCTGAGCTGGACACATTCCCGAATAAAGATGAATTAA
- a CDS encoding serine hydrolase domain-containing protein: MFEKFVENKKIGGINCLIWKNGQVLFQKSYGYKNLETRELMTIDSLFRISSMTKPITSVLAMILYEENKLSLNDSITKWFPQFDDMKVLKNQPDEYEKAKQNITILDLLTQRAGFTYSEFQQGKLREDYSVLGGDIDSELTNEQWINELANLPLISQPGELFNYGRSTDLLGILISTIEEKPLGKVMEEKIFAPLGMNNTFFDVPNNKKGRCVSNFGYDNLGKLINMETVPLKMAFKDRPCNLEFQSGGQGLWSTVEDYLKFAKIFVENGSSNGIQILKQETIDLMCSDKLTASQRTQSKLMGNPIFREDYGFGLGLAVVCKENKYGSIPCAGSIGSVGWPGAYGGWWSADPIKKSISIFMTHSMTEPSQLEQGIGFELYEAIDIFSNYSKEVIGF, from the coding sequence ATGTTCGAAAAATTTGTAGAAAATAAAAAGATTGGTGGAATCAATTGCCTAATATGGAAAAATGGACAAGTATTATTTCAAAAAAGTTACGGTTATAAAAACTTGGAAACCCGAGAATTGATGACCATTGATAGTCTTTTTAGAATTTCTTCAATGACAAAACCAATTACTTCAGTACTTGCCATGATACTTTATGAAGAGAATAAATTGAGCTTGAATGACTCAATAACCAAATGGTTCCCTCAATTCGATGATATGAAAGTTCTGAAAAACCAGCCTGATGAATATGAAAAAGCCAAACAGAACATCACGATACTCGATTTGTTAACGCAAAGGGCAGGTTTTACTTATAGTGAATTTCAGCAAGGAAAACTAAGAGAAGATTATTCCGTTTTAGGAGGCGACATTGATTCTGAACTTACTAACGAACAATGGATAAATGAGTTGGCAAATTTACCTTTAATCAGTCAACCAGGTGAATTATTCAATTATGGCAGGTCAACTGATTTACTGGGGATTCTAATTTCAACTATCGAAGAAAAACCACTTGGCAAAGTAATGGAAGAAAAAATATTTGCTCCTTTGGGAATGAATAATACTTTTTTCGATGTGCCAAATAACAAAAAAGGTAGATGCGTTTCAAATTTTGGCTATGATAATTTGGGTAAATTAATAAACATGGAAACAGTTCCATTAAAAATGGCTTTCAAGGATCGGCCTTGCAATTTAGAATTTCAATCGGGAGGCCAAGGACTTTGGTCAACTGTAGAAGACTATCTAAAGTTTGCTAAAATTTTTGTGGAAAATGGAAGTTCAAATGGTATTCAAATTTTAAAGCAAGAAACTATTGACCTAATGTGTTCAGATAAATTAACAGCTTCTCAAAGAACACAATCAAAATTAATGGGCAATCCAATCTTTCGAGAAGATTATGGTTTTGGATTAGGGCTTGCTGTGGTATGTAAAGAAAATAAATATGGGTCAATTCCTTGTGCTGGTTCTATTGGCTCAGTAGGTTGGCCTGGTGCATATGGTGGTTGGTGGTCAGCAGACCCAATTAAAAAATCTATCTCCATTTTTATGACACACAGTATGACAGAACCAAGCCAACTTGAACAAGGCATTGGATTTGAATTATATGAAGCAATTGATATTTTTTCAAATTATAGCAAAGAGGTAATTGGTTTCTAA
- a CDS encoding transposase, which yields MRKSHAQLRSELNYDVLVKELRSDFKEIPDHRAPNVVHKLSDILMSAYAIFNLKYPSLLCFEQQSEIERSNLKELFGIDKICSDAQMRRVLDEVSPTALQSLFPKRFELLNRSGISSDYRFLKKYLLFSVDGVHYFESSKIKCKRCLERKHHKGDSSFHHSMLAAVLVHPDRREVFPLGCEAIEKQDGVSKNDCELNASKRLQDTLLEAYGEQSAVIVEDALYANEPHIEQILNNGWDFIINVKPTSHEILFKHFEARKARGQVNTLVLKEAKIEHHFYWINNVALNGQGNIRVNFLYYEEHANGKKKCFSWVTSLKLRKSNVYDIMRGGRARWKIENEGFNTLKNQGYHFEHNYGHGYNHLCNVMASIMLLAFAVDQIVQATNRLFNDIWSAAKAKNRVWERIRAIFIIRPLKSFNELFQILAQIYAVQLE from the coding sequence ATGCGAAAAAGCCATGCTCAACTGCGATCGGAATTGAATTATGATGTTCTGGTAAAAGAACTACGCAGTGATTTTAAAGAAATACCAGATCATCGAGCTCCCAATGTGGTTCATAAGCTATCGGATATCTTGATGAGCGCTTATGCTATCTTTAATTTAAAGTATCCTTCTTTGCTTTGTTTTGAGCAACAATCGGAGATAGAGCGTTCTAATCTTAAAGAGCTATTTGGCATCGATAAGATTTGTTCGGATGCTCAAATGCGTAGAGTCTTGGATGAGGTTTCACCAACAGCTTTACAAAGCCTATTTCCCAAACGTTTCGAGCTTTTGAACAGAAGCGGGATAAGTTCAGATTACCGGTTTTTGAAAAAATACTTACTCTTTAGTGTTGATGGGGTTCATTATTTTGAGTCCAGCAAAATCAAATGTAAGCGTTGTCTGGAAAGAAAGCATCATAAAGGGGACTCCTCTTTTCATCATTCGATGTTGGCCGCCGTTTTAGTCCATCCAGACCGAAGAGAAGTTTTCCCGCTGGGCTGTGAAGCTATCGAAAAGCAGGATGGGGTTAGTAAAAATGACTGTGAGTTGAATGCCTCTAAGCGCTTACAAGATACTCTCTTAGAAGCCTATGGCGAACAATCTGCTGTTATTGTTGAGGACGCCTTGTATGCTAATGAACCCCATATTGAACAAATTTTGAATAACGGTTGGGACTTCATTATTAATGTCAAACCAACTAGCCATGAGATCTTATTCAAGCATTTTGAAGCGCGTAAAGCTCGTGGACAGGTAAATACTTTAGTCCTTAAAGAAGCTAAAATAGAGCATCATTTTTACTGGATCAATAATGTGGCGCTTAATGGTCAGGGCAACATCCGAGTAAACTTTTTGTACTATGAAGAACACGCCAACGGGAAAAAGAAATGTTTTTCCTGGGTAACTTCTTTAAAGCTTCGTAAAAGTAATGTCTATGATATTATGCGCGGCGGTAGAGCCCGTTGGAAAATTGAAAACGAAGGATTCAATACGCTCAAAAATCAAGGATATCATTTTGAGCACAATTATGGACACGGGTACAATCATTTGTGTAATGTCATGGCATCTATTATGCTTTTAGCCTTTGCTGTAGATCAAATTGTCCAGGCTACTAATAGACTCTTTAATGACATTTGGAGTGCGGCTAAAGCTAAAAATAGAGTATGGGAGCGTATCCGCGCTATTTTTATTATTCGACCGCTTAAATCTTTCAATGAACTTTTTCAAATCCTGGCTCAAATCTATGCTGTTCAGCTTGAATGA
- a CDS encoding serine hydrolase encodes MVFKDRPCNLEFQSGGQGLWSTVEDYLKFAKIFVENGSSNGIQILKQETIDLMCSDKLTASQRTQSKLMGNPIFREDYGFGLGLAVVCKENKYGSIPCAGSIGSVGWPGAYGGWWSADPIKKSISIFMTHSMTEPSQLEQGIGFELYEAIDIFSNYSKEVIGFYPLFSLTCFVYFFAF; translated from the coding sequence ATGGTTTTCAAGGATCGGCCCTGCAATTTAGAATTTCAATCGGGAGGCCAAGGACTTTGGTCAACTGTAGAAGACTATCTAAAGTTTGCTAAAATTTTTGTGGAAAATGGAAGTTCAAATGGTATTCAAATTTTAAAGCAAGAAACTATTGACCTAATGTGTTCAGATAAATTAACAGCTTCTCAAAGAACACAATCAAAATTAATGGGCAATCCAATCTTTCGAGAAGATTATGGTTTTGGATTAGGGCTTGCTGTGGTATGTAAAGAAAATAAATATGGGTCAATTCCTTGTGCTGGTTCTATTGGCTCAGTAGGTTGGCCTGGTGCATATGGTGGTTGGTGGTCAGCAGACCCAATTAAAAAATCTATCTCCATTTTTATGACACACAGTATGACAGAACCAAGCCAACTTGAACAAGGCATTGGATTTGAATTATATGAAGCAATTGATATTTTTTCAAATTATAGCAAAGAGGTAATTGGTTTCTATCCGTTATTTTCCTTAACTTGCTTTGTCTATTTCTTCGCTTTTTAA
- a CDS encoding restriction endonuclease — translation MDIPKFHETFVPILKVLEDGETLQAREMYQKVIDRFYSKLSREQLEQKTKSGDILIINRIAWGKSYLKKGGYIEFPKRGYVKITEKGKKHSASNLTLSQVESSDNFLAFYNEENPKSQSTPTKIQNASPQDLIDEGFNLIDVQVKDELLEKLKSIDPFYFEKVILILLKKMGYGDFIETSKTGDGGIDGIINEDKLGLDKIYIQAKRYGENKVREKDIRNFIGAMSGDTQKGVFVTTSSFDSGAIKKAREAHHTIILIDGLKLVDLMHQYNVGTQIKAVYEVKELDNDFFDGE, via the coding sequence ATGGATATACCAAAATTTCATGAAACATTTGTTCCAATACTCAAAGTGCTGGAAGATGGTGAGACACTTCAAGCGAGGGAAATGTATCAAAAGGTTATTGATCGATTCTATTCTAAACTATCCAGGGAACAGCTTGAACAGAAAACAAAGAGCGGTGACATTTTAATAATAAATAGAATTGCTTGGGGAAAATCTTATCTAAAAAAAGGTGGATACATCGAATTTCCAAAGAGAGGTTATGTGAAAATCACAGAAAAGGGTAAGAAGCACAGTGCCTCCAATTTGACATTGAGCCAAGTTGAAAGTTCTGACAACTTTTTAGCGTTCTATAATGAAGAAAACCCGAAGAGTCAATCGACTCCAACAAAAATTCAAAACGCCTCTCCACAAGACCTCATAGACGAAGGATTTAATTTGATTGATGTCCAGGTGAAAGATGAACTACTTGAAAAATTGAAGTCAATTGACCCGTTTTACTTTGAAAAAGTTATTCTCATCCTTCTTAAAAAGATGGGCTATGGAGATTTCATTGAGACATCCAAGACAGGTGATGGCGGAATTGATGGAATAATCAACGAGGATAAACTAGGTCTCGACAAAATTTACATACAAGCGAAACGATATGGTGAGAATAAAGTCCGTGAAAAGGATATCAGAAACTTTATAGGAGCAATGAGTGGGGATACTCAAAAAGGCGTATTTGTTACCACATCTTCTTTTGATTCGGGAGCCATTAAAAAAGCTCGTGAAGCCCATCACACAATTATTTTGATTGATGGACTAAAGCTTGTGGATTTGATGCATCAATACAATGTAGGCACACAAATAAAAGCTGTTTATGAAGTAAAAGAATTAGATAACGATTTCTTTGACGGAGAATAG
- a CDS encoding alpha/beta hydrolase, producing MIKILETMLIFKLSQLNHTTMPYTLLNLTKTAILATLLFFAVSIMAQDGTIYPLEAPAEPKAIPLGTGGVDNQPAPETWFRQWGDPMARNISTATLTPFLPEPGKANGAAVIVAPGGGFRWLSMGNEGWEVAEALAKQGVAAFVLKYRLHPTPPSLEDFTAWMNRPRTAPAPSSNSSQSQTPPRPPQQDLSNQLEDAEAAYAMILKRADEWGVDTSRIGMIGFSAGAGLTMHSTLHSKTMHLAFIGPIYGGMGPIEVPANAPPMFNVIATDDFLFRGQFGVIDSWYKAGIPVEFHLYQNGGHGFGLGNPNRTSNRWFDAFIHWLEVNRFFTAERGK from the coding sequence ATGATTAAAATACTAGAAACAATGCTTATTTTTAAACTTTCACAGCTCAATCACACAACCATGCCTTATACACTCCTAAACTTGACGAAAACGGCCATTTTGGCCACCTTACTCTTCTTTGCTGTGTCAATTATGGCGCAAGACGGTACGATCTATCCACTCGAAGCCCCAGCAGAGCCCAAAGCCATTCCGCTCGGCACAGGTGGCGTCGACAACCAGCCCGCCCCCGAAACCTGGTTCCGTCAGTGGGGCGACCCAATGGCGCGGAACATTTCCACTGCCACCCTCACGCCTTTCCTGCCCGAACCGGGCAAGGCGAATGGTGCAGCCGTCATTGTGGCACCCGGAGGCGGTTTCAGGTGGCTTTCGATGGGAAACGAGGGCTGGGAAGTCGCAGAAGCACTTGCGAAGCAGGGAGTCGCCGCCTTTGTGCTCAAGTACCGGCTCCACCCAACGCCACCGTCACTCGAAGACTTTACGGCATGGATGAATCGCCCCCGCACGGCCCCCGCCCCGTCTTCCAACTCTTCGCAAAGTCAAACACCACCGCGCCCGCCGCAGCAGGATCTGTCCAACCAACTGGAGGACGCCGAAGCTGCCTATGCCATGATCCTCAAACGAGCCGATGAATGGGGCGTTGATACCAGCAGAATCGGTATGATTGGCTTCTCGGCTGGCGCCGGCCTCACGATGCACTCCACCCTCCACTCGAAGACCATGCACCTGGCCTTCATTGGTCCGATCTATGGCGGCATGGGCCCCATAGAGGTGCCAGCGAACGCTCCGCCCATGTTCAATGTTATCGCCACCGATGATTTTCTCTTCCGCGGGCAGTTCGGTGTGATTGACTCCTGGTACAAAGCAGGCATCCCCGTCGAGTTTCACCTTTACCAGAACGGCGGTCACGGTTTCGGCCTCGGCAATCCCAATCGTACCAGCAATCGCTGGTTTGATGCCTTCATACATTGGCTAGAAGTTAATCGCTTTTTCACTGCTGAGCGGGGAAAGTGA
- a CDS encoding serine hydrolase produces the protein MRILTVLFPVLLLSSCSLARFVTKNQANITDHKIFPYTAIATPETPFFFSEGDPASLKELTFEKDGKQYSLDEYLKEETKTTGFLVIQNDRILFEQYYQGYDATAISNIFSVSKSVTSLLVGLALEDGQIASVDDPVTRYIPELNDADPGFKKLTIRHLLDMRSGLNFKEAYSNPFAHIARLYYGTNQLSQIKGLTFTSTPGTRHNYQSVSTAILGIVVEKATGKPLGKYLEEKVWLPLGMENPATWSVDDKKHRSPKAYCCLNTTARDLAKIGRLYLREGNWEGNQIISKAWIRTSVTPNMTNGCYQNQWYSAAGIISKDGKDLIFPDSLSAINAAHQQGLAYCYVDKITKEGSDWHIHFCGPDYYALGILGQYLYVIPQQDLIIVRLGEKWDDNYVHIFNKIAATLRKENRAQ, from the coding sequence ATGCGTATCCTAACGGTTTTATTCCCGGTATTACTGTTGTCTTCGTGCAGCCTGGCCCGGTTTGTGACAAAAAACCAAGCTAATATTACCGACCACAAGATCTTTCCCTATACGGCTATTGCGACGCCCGAAACCCCTTTTTTCTTTAGCGAGGGGGATCCAGCCAGCTTAAAGGAATTGACCTTTGAGAAGGATGGAAAACAATATTCCCTGGATGAATACCTGAAAGAAGAGACGAAGACCACCGGTTTTTTGGTGATCCAAAACGATCGTATTCTTTTTGAACAGTATTACCAGGGTTATGATGCTACGGCTATTTCGAATATTTTTTCCGTTTCAAAATCGGTCACTTCCTTGTTGGTGGGACTGGCCCTGGAGGATGGCCAGATCGCCAGTGTAGACGACCCGGTAACCCGGTACATCCCTGAACTCAATGATGCCGATCCAGGGTTTAAAAAACTCACCATCCGGCACCTTTTGGATATGAGATCCGGCCTAAATTTTAAAGAAGCCTATTCCAATCCTTTTGCCCACATCGCCCGGCTCTATTATGGCACCAACCAGTTGAGCCAGATCAAAGGACTGACATTTACTTCCACACCTGGCACCCGGCACAACTACCAAAGTGTGTCCACCGCTATTTTGGGGATCGTAGTGGAAAAAGCCACCGGCAAGCCACTGGGGAAATACCTCGAAGAGAAAGTGTGGCTCCCCCTGGGCATGGAAAACCCGGCCACCTGGAGCGTGGATGATAAAAAACACCGTTCGCCCAAGGCTTATTGTTGTTTGAACACGACCGCCAGGGACCTGGCCAAAATCGGCCGACTCTATTTACGGGAAGGAAACTGGGAAGGAAACCAGATCATCTCCAAAGCATGGATTCGGACTTCCGTCACACCCAATATGACCAATGGCTGTTACCAAAACCAATGGTATAGCGCCGCAGGCATTATTAGTAAGGACGGAAAAGACCTGATTTTCCCCGATTCCCTCTCGGCGATTAATGCCGCCCACCAGCAGGGATTGGCCTATTGCTATGTCGACAAAATAACCAAGGAGGGCAGCGACTGGCACATCCATTTTTGTGGTCCAGACTACTACGCACTGGGTATTTTGGGGCAATACCTCTATGTGATACCCCAACAGGATCTGATCATCGTCCGGCTAGGCGAAAAATGGGATGACAATTATGTCCATATCTTCAATAAAATTGCAGCCACTTTGCGAAAAGAAAATAGGGCGCAATAA
- a CDS encoding carbohydrate-binding family 9-like protein, whose protein sequence is MQSHSHTIPALNNRLVLFFGLFAFGWSLSVQAQNDSAKEQMTYQHAIPFVPEQYLCYRTATPIQIDGKLTDAAWSLAPWTNDFVDIEGDLKPKPEHRTRVKMLWDDEYFYFAAMLEEPHLWATLHQRDTIIFYDDDFEIFIDPDGDGHTYAEFEMNANNTVWDMLMLRPYHIGRSPNTIFNWNNLDLHTAVHLEGTLNKSTDTDQYWTVEIAFPWSALKELVPKKALPASGDQWRVNFSRVDWHVDILNGRYVKKKAPGTDRNLPPENWVWSPTGRVDMHRPETWGFVQFSENTVDHQADQFIPNSEEDIKWALWQLFYQQQAFYKKYGSYTADISHFTLPPLADQPFTPQFYASPNTFEILTASSNGGTWHIDHTGRIWKKS, encoded by the coding sequence ATGCAATCCCATTCACATACCATACCTGCCCTCAACAATCGATTGGTTTTATTTTTTGGCCTCTTTGCCTTTGGGTGGTCACTGAGCGTACAGGCTCAAAATGACTCGGCTAAAGAGCAGATGACTTACCAACATGCCATCCCATTCGTACCGGAACAATACCTCTGCTATCGGACAGCGACCCCCATTCAAATCGATGGTAAACTAACAGACGCCGCCTGGTCTTTAGCACCCTGGACCAATGATTTTGTAGATATTGAGGGAGACCTCAAACCCAAACCTGAGCATCGCACCCGAGTCAAAATGCTATGGGATGACGAATACTTCTATTTTGCTGCCATGCTGGAAGAACCCCACTTGTGGGCGACCCTACATCAGCGCGACACCATTATTTTTTATGATGATGATTTCGAAATATTCATCGATCCGGATGGTGATGGACACACCTATGCCGAGTTTGAAATGAATGCCAACAATACGGTGTGGGACATGCTAATGCTACGCCCTTATCACATAGGCCGAAGTCCAAACACTATTTTTAACTGGAATAACCTTGACTTGCACACGGCGGTTCACCTGGAAGGAACCCTGAATAAGTCCACCGATACGGACCAATATTGGACGGTTGAAATAGCTTTCCCCTGGTCGGCGCTTAAAGAATTGGTGCCCAAGAAAGCACTGCCTGCATCCGGCGACCAATGGCGGGTCAATTTTTCCCGTGTGGACTGGCATGTCGATATCCTCAATGGCCGATATGTGAAAAAGAAGGCCCCTGGTACCGATCGAAATCTACCGCCGGAGAATTGGGTCTGGTCTCCCACCGGCCGGGTTGATATGCATCGGCCCGAAACCTGGGGATTTGTACAGTTTTCTGAAAACACAGTCGATCACCAGGCAGACCAATTTATTCCGAACAGCGAGGAGGATATTAAATGGGCATTGTGGCAATTGTTCTATCAACAACAAGCTTTCTATAAAAAGTATGGCAGCTACACGGCCGATATTTCCCATTTTACCCTCCCTCCCTTAGCCGACCAACCTTTTACCCCCCAATTTTATGCCAGCCCAAACACTTTTGAAATATTAACGGCATCCTCAAACGGAGGAACCTGGCATATTGACCATACAGGGAGAATTTGGAAAAAGTCATGA
- a CDS encoding DUF5916 domain-containing protein, with protein sequence MQVYKRVLILIIFFLSSMGPGHAQNLSGTKLKIKKSQEKIVLDGVLDEQSWKEADVADNWYQNFPVDSLPAPFQTEARMTFNDEFLYVSFVCFDDDSPDVVSTLRRDFNYALNDNVSFIFGPYNDRLNGYFFNVTAIGAKRDGTVSSGGIGENAFNIYWDNKWYSKVVRYEDKWIAELAIPFKSFKYKSDVKEWNVTFDRLDKKRNIKSAWVRTPRQFYTGTFAYAGQLVWEDPIPKGRTNISLIPYVSGGKFEDKEVVPTSSSTELQAGFDAKVSITPSMNLDLTVNPDFSQIEVDEQVLNLSRFEFQFPERRQFFLENTDLFANAGFASARPFFSRRIGIVQDTAGISQKVPILHGARLSGAINEKWRLGVMNMQTKEMLALGLPAQNYTVATLQRMFLEQSSFSVTFVNKQSLGVEGGDSLKYFHPSIFNRTTIKDRLRPNTYNRVIDADLVWRSKDNKWYHSSFLAQSFDPHNQANTLSGSALFQYSDRSFTANIGTFFVDKNFNAEVGFVPGGTVYPGQVGYYSEASYKIYPSNSTLLFTGPQASLNTTYLPNGTLVDREYTIGYVFDFKNSANITFDYKHVFQQLTFDFNPVNNSKYRKFLKGEAFRWNTISATFESNTVRRINFLLNVTYGGFYNGTNLNIAGEYNMRFQPYVNIAMRFDYNQPKLPDDYGKEALFLLGPKLDITLTDKIFFTGYYQYNNLTENMNLNARFQWRYKPASDFYIVYTENYFPANFTSKNRALVFKLTYWINL encoded by the coding sequence ATGCAAGTTTATAAGCGAGTGCTAATTCTCATCATTTTTTTCTTGTCATCAATGGGACCCGGACATGCCCAAAACCTTTCTGGAACAAAATTGAAGATTAAGAAATCACAAGAAAAAATTGTGCTGGATGGCGTTTTGGATGAGCAAAGCTGGAAAGAGGCGGACGTAGCGGACAATTGGTACCAGAACTTCCCGGTTGATAGCTTGCCAGCTCCTTTTCAAACGGAGGCGCGCATGACCTTCAATGATGAGTTTCTTTATGTATCCTTCGTTTGTTTCGACGATGATAGCCCGGATGTCGTTAGTACACTACGTAGGGATTTCAATTACGCTTTAAATGATAATGTTTCTTTTATCTTCGGACCATACAATGACCGTTTGAATGGGTATTTTTTTAATGTCACGGCTATTGGGGCAAAACGAGATGGTACCGTATCCAGCGGGGGCATTGGCGAAAATGCCTTCAATATATATTGGGACAATAAATGGTATTCCAAGGTAGTGAGGTACGAGGATAAGTGGATTGCCGAATTGGCCATTCCATTTAAAAGCTTTAAGTACAAAAGCGATGTAAAAGAATGGAATGTCACTTTTGACCGACTAGATAAAAAACGAAATATTAAGTCGGCCTGGGTCCGAACCCCCAGGCAATTTTATACGGGGACCTTTGCCTATGCGGGCCAGCTCGTATGGGAAGATCCTATTCCTAAAGGCCGTACAAATATTTCGCTTATCCCCTATGTGTCTGGCGGCAAATTTGAAGATAAGGAAGTAGTCCCTACTAGCTCCTCTACCGAACTACAGGCGGGATTCGATGCCAAAGTAAGTATAACTCCTTCTATGAATTTAGACCTTACGGTGAACCCCGATTTCTCCCAAATTGAAGTCGATGAGCAAGTGCTTAATTTATCCAGGTTTGAATTTCAGTTCCCGGAGCGAAGACAGTTTTTTTTAGAGAATACCGACCTCTTTGCCAATGCCGGTTTTGCCTCCGCCAGGCCATTTTTCTCACGGCGCATCGGTATTGTACAAGACACTGCAGGTATTTCCCAAAAGGTCCCCATTTTGCACGGTGCCAGGCTCAGTGGCGCCATTAACGAAAAATGGCGCCTGGGCGTCATGAATATGCAAACAAAGGAAATGCTAGCTTTAGGACTACCTGCTCAAAACTATACGGTTGCAACGCTACAAAGAATGTTTTTAGAACAATCCAGTTTTTCAGTAACTTTTGTTAATAAACAAAGTTTGGGTGTTGAAGGAGGCGATTCATTGAAATATTTCCACCCTAGTATTTTCAACAGAACTACGATAAAAGACCGGCTAAGACCAAACACTTACAACAGGGTTATTGACGCGGATTTGGTGTGGCGAAGCAAGGATAACAAATGGTACCATAGTTCCTTTTTGGCCCAGTCATTTGATCCTCATAATCAGGCAAATACCCTGTCCGGCTCAGCCCTTTTTCAGTACTCGGATCGTAGTTTTACGGCAAATATTGGAACTTTCTTCGTCGATAAAAACTTCAATGCAGAAGTTGGTTTTGTACCGGGCGGCACCGTATATCCCGGACAAGTGGGCTATTATTCTGAGGCATCCTATAAAATTTACCCCAGCAATAGTACGCTACTATTTACAGGACCTCAAGCTAGCCTAAATACCACCTATTTGCCTAATGGTACCTTGGTGGATAGGGAATATACGATTGGGTATGTATTTGATTTCAAAAATTCTGCGAACATAACTTTCGATTACAAACATGTTTTCCAACAATTGACCTTTGATTTTAATCCAGTGAACAATTCAAAGTACCGGAAATTTTTAAAAGGAGAGGCATTTCGTTGGAATACCATTTCCGCTACTTTTGAAAGTAATACGGTCAGAAGGATAAACTTTTTGCTGAATGTTACTTATGGTGGTTTTTACAATGGCACTAATCTCAATATCGCAGGTGAGTATAATATGCGCTTTCAACCCTATGTCAATATTGCTATGCGTTTTGACTATAATCAGCCAAAATTACCGGACGACTATGGAAAGGAAGCCTTATTTCTCCTGGGGCCAAAACTAGACATTACGCTTACGGATAAAATTTTCTTCACAGGTTACTATCAATACAATAATTTGACCGAAAACATGAATTTGAATGCAAGGTTTCAATGGCGTTACAAACCCGCTTCAGATTTTTATATCGTTTATACCGAAAATTATTTTCCCGCTAATTTTACCAGCAAGAACCGCGCTTTGGTTTTTAAACTAACTTATTGGATCAATCTGTGA
- a CDS encoding arsenite methyltransferase produces MKSELALKQLVQERYAKIAEQGKAENAASCCGATTPSNKVYNIMMDDYTEVEGYVSDADLGLGCGLPTQFAKISKGDTVIDLGSGAGNDCFVARHEAGPEGKVIGIDFTPSMIRKARENAEKLGYNNVEFREGDIDDMPVSDAVADVIVSNCVLNLVPNKAKVMGEIFRVLKPGGHFSISDIVLVGQLPPALKEDAEMYAGCVAGAIQKDAYLQYIQAAGFENLVIQKEKPIDIPEDILSKYLSAEEVKSFNLQDTGIFSISVFAEKPGAKTEKPKLKLSEVSANKCAPGSGCC; encoded by the coding sequence ATGAAATCAGAACTAGCATTAAAACAATTGGTTCAGGAACGCTATGCTAAAATAGCAGAACAAGGGAAGGCCGAAAATGCGGCTTCTTGTTGTGGCGCTACCACTCCATCCAATAAGGTGTACAACATCATGATGGACGATTACACCGAGGTGGAAGGCTATGTGTCAGACGCCGATTTAGGGCTTGGATGCGGACTACCTACCCAATTTGCTAAGATCTCGAAAGGCGACACCGTCATCGACCTGGGCTCGGGCGCTGGCAATGACTGCTTTGTCGCCCGGCACGAAGCCGGACCAGAAGGCAAGGTCATCGGTATTGATTTTACCCCGTCTATGATTAGAAAGGCGAGAGAAAATGCAGAGAAATTGGGATACAATAATGTAGAATTTCGGGAAGGGGATATTGATGATATGCCGGTAAGCGATGCCGTAGCAGATGTCATTGTCAGTAATTGTGTCCTTAACCTGGTGCCGAATAAAGCCAAGGTAATGGGTGAGATCTTCCGGGTACTCAAGCCAGGAGGCCATTTTAGCATTTCTGATATTGTACTGGTCGGACAGTTACCACCAGCCTTGAAGGAAGATGCGGAGATGTACGCTGGATGTGTCGCCGGAGCCATCCAGAAAGACGCCTATTTACAGTATATCCAAGCGGCCGGTTTTGAAAACCTGGTCATACAAAAGGAAAAACCCATCGATATTCCTGAGGATATTCTATCTAAATACCTATCAGCAGAGGAGGTAAAAAGCTTTAACCTGCAGGATACGGGGATTTTTAGCATTTCAGTTTTTGCAGAAAAGCCCGGTGCCAAAACAGAAAAGCCTAAGCTTAAATTGTCGGAAGTATCCGCAAATAAATGCGCCCCTGGCTCAGGTTGTTGCTAG